CCTCGCGCTTATGGTGGCAGGGACAAAATATCGTGGCCAGTTTGAGGAGCGAATTAAAGCGGTGATAGATGAGATTCGGAAAACCAAAAACGTTATCCTTTTTATCGATGAGTTGCACACTATCGTCGGAGCTGGATCTGCGGAAGGAGCAATGGATGCCTCTAACATTATCAAGCCCGCCCTAAGTCGAGGTGAGCTGCAGTGTATTGGGGCAACTACGTTTAGTGAATATCGAAAATACGTTGAAAGGGATGCTGCCTTGGAGCGGCGTTTTCAAACAGTAAAGGTGGAGGCGCCGTCTACTTCGCAGACTGTCCAGATTCTCAAGGGAATACGTCCAAAATATGAGGCTCATCACGGAGTCAGAATTACTGATGGGGCTTTAGAGGCAGCGGCAAGATATTCGGAGCGCTACCTTACTGGGCGTTTCCTTCCGGACAAAGCCATAGACGTGATGGATGAGGCAGGCGCTCGTGCCCGTATCGCCTCAATGGCTAGACCGCCTAGCATAAAGGACATAGAAAACGAGATCGAGGTTGCTCGATCGAACAAAGAGTCAGCTATCAAACTGCAAGACTTTGAAAGGGCTGCCTCGTTGCGTGACTGCGAAAGGCAAGCTAGAGAGAGGTTAGAGGTCGCTCTTGCTGAGTGGGAAGCGAGACGTAAGGAAAAGGAGGTTTACGTCACGGAGGAAGATGTTCTTCATATTGTTTCGAAATGGACCGGGGTACCACTAAGTCGCATGGAGCAAAAAGAGGCTTCCAAACTTCTTGCAATGGAGAATGAGCTGAAAAAGCAACTTATTGGGCAAGATGAGGCAGTGGTTACTATTTGTAGAGCCTTGCGACGTTCTCGTACGGATCTTAAGGACCCGAAGCGTCCCATTGGCTCCTTTATCTTCTTGGGCCCCACTGGAGTGGGCAAGACGTTTCTTGCACGGACATTAGCCGAGTTTATGTTCGGGGACGCTGACGCCTTGGTGCAGCTTGATATGTCCGAGTATATGGAGAAGTTCACGGCTACACGTCTAATCGGTTCTCCACCCGGCTTCATCGGATACGAAGAGGGAGGCCAACTGGCAGAGTCAATACGCCATCGCCCATACTCGGTGGTGCTCTTCGACGAGATCGAAAAAGCGCATCCGGATGTAATGCACCTCCTTCTGCAAGTCTTGGAGGAGGGTAGGATAACAGACAGTCTTGGCCGAAGGGTGGATTTTCGGAACACGGTCATCATTCTAACGTCCAATGTGGGGGCAGAGCTAATCAAGAAACAGACAGCCTTAGGATTTGGTGTCTCCAAGCCCCAGGACAACTACGAGTCCATGCGAGAGAAGATTCTAGCAGAAGCTAAGAAGGTTTTTAAACCAGAGTTTTTAAACCGGCTGGATGACGTTATTGTTTTCCATTCACTCACACGTCTGGATCTGGAACGCATTGTTAATCTGGAGGTGGCAAAGGTCGTCGAGCGCATCCGCACCAAGGAAATCAATTTATGCCTGGAC
This DNA window, taken from Candidatus Xiphinematobacter sp., encodes the following:
- a CDS encoding ATP-dependent Clp protease ATP-binding subunit, with product MKNFTPRAQQALALARKEADRFNHNYIGTEHVLLGLIKLGEGVAVSVLQRMGLDLEMVRVEVEKQVGTGPEAKIVGNIPYTPRVKKVLALAGKEAKNFQHSYIGTEHVLLGLLREGEGVAARVLKNLEVDLERARSEVMRELDPNFGAQEGEGGEPMVAEAVGGGAAGGKGGRTPALRAFGRDLTECAKRGEIDLVIGRSDEIERVIQILCRRTKNNPVLIGEAGVGKTAIIEGLAQAIIQGNVPEILRDKRVITLDLALMVAGTKYRGQFEERIKAVIDEIRKTKNVILFIDELHTIVGAGSAEGAMDASNIIKPALSRGELQCIGATTFSEYRKYVERDAALERRFQTVKVEAPSTSQTVQILKGIRPKYEAHHGVRITDGALEAAARYSERYLTGRFLPDKAIDVMDEAGARARIASMARPPSIKDIENEIEVARSNKESAIKLQDFERAASLRDCERQARERLEVALAEWEARRKEKEVYVTEEDVLHIVSKWTGVPLSRMEQKEASKLLAMENELKKQLIGQDEAVVTICRALRRSRTDLKDPKRPIGSFIFLGPTGVGKTFLARTLAEFMFGDADALVQLDMSEYMEKFTATRLIGSPPGFIGYEEGGQLAESIRHRPYSVVLFDEIEKAHPDVMHLLLQVLEEGRITDSLGRRVDFRNTVIILTSNVGAELIKKQTALGFGVSKPQDNYESMREKILAEAKKVFKPEFLNRLDDVIVFHSLTRLDLERIVNLEVAKVVERIRTKEINLCLDSTAIEFLIEKGYDPAYGARPMRRAVERFLENPMAEELLRGNLKGGDQVDVKRDGEKLSFRIKEGSVAITTDS